The nucleotide sequence AGTTTTGTCGAGCGTGAAATGTTTCTCGATCATGCACGCGCCCAGCGCCACCGCTCCGATCGCGGCCACCACACCTTCGCTGTGATCGCTCAGGCCGGCGAGGCACTCGAAGCGCCGCCGCAGTTCCGCGATCTTTCTCAGGTTCACATCCTGTACCGGCGTTGGATATGACGACGTGCAGTGCAGCAGGACGAGATCGCGTCCGCCCGCCTCCCGGTAGGCGCGCACCGCGTCCTCGATCTCCTCCGCCGTTGCCATCCCGGTGGAGAGCACGGTGGGCAGGCCAGTCCGCGCCATGGCCCGGATCAGCGGCAGGTGCACCAGGTAATCTGAGCCGTTCTTGAGCAGCGGCGCGCCGATACGCACCAGCTCTTCCACTCCTGCCTCCCCTGTGGGTGTGCTGAAGAAGATGACCCCGCGCCGGTCGCAGTGCTCCCGCAGGGCCGCGAACGCTTCCGGCCTCAGCTCGCAGCGCTTGAACATCTCCCACTGCGATTCCACGACTTTCTTGCCTTGCGAAACGTACTCGTAGGTCAGCGAGCGGTCGCTGAGAAAGTCTTCCGTGCGGTAGTTCTGGAACTTGACTGCATCGGCGCCGGCATCGGCCGCGGCATCTATGCACTTGTGCGCCAGTTCCATGTCGCCGTTGTGGTTGATGCCGACCTCGGCCGCGAGCAGGCACGGATGCCCGTCTCCGATCGCCCGCTTTCCGATGCGGATCTCCATCATGCCCGCGTCTCGCACATGGCCGCGATCACTCGCTCCACTCCATTGCCGTCCACCAGCTCGCGCCCGCGGCGCGCCATGGCCGAGCGCTTGTGCTGGTCTGGCACCAGTTTCTTCAGGGCGTCGGCGATGTCGTCGGCCGCCAGGTTTGGCGTGAAGTCGAGTGTGATCGCGAACCCCTTCTCGCTCAAGTGCCGTGTCCCGGGGCGCTGGTTGTCGGCCACGCAGATGCCCACGAACGGGACCTGCATGAACAGCAGCTCCCAGGAGGTGCTTCCGGTCGCCGACACCGCGACGTCGGCCCATTCCATCAGTTCCGGCATCTGCGTCGTAGTGCTCACCAGTTCGATCGGCAATCCCAGCCCGGCGACCAGCGCCTGGAGTTCCCCGTGGTGCGGATTCGCCGGCCCGACCGCCACTTTCACCGCGATTTCCTGCAGCCCCAGCTTCGCCACCGCCGAGATCGCCAGCGCGGTCACATTCCCCGCGTCCGCCCCGCCGATGGTGATCAGGACGTTGCGCGCCACCTCAGGAAACATGTTTCGCAGTCGCCCGCGCGAGCGGAATTCGCGCCGCAGCAGGGAATAATCCGTCCCCAGCAGCAGCCGCGTGTTTGGCGACCGTTTGCCGTACCAGCCCTCGTCGGCGCCGAGGTTCTGGTTCAGCACCAGCTCGGCGCTGTACTCGCTACTGTGCCCGTAATCGTCCACGAACAGGACCGGGTAGCCGGCCGCCTGCATCTGTCGCTGGTATTCGGCGCCGAACCCGTACCCATCCAAGACCACCCAGTTCGCCCCGGACTCTCTCGCCGCCTCCACCGTGGCCGCGGCATCGCCGGCCCCGCGGATCTCTTTGGTCGCGATGTTCTCGGATTCGAGCCGATTCCGGACCTTGGCCTCGGGCGTCCGCATCGCGTAGGTGACCGCGCCGCCCCCGTCCTGCCACGCCTGCGCCAGCGCCAGGCAGCGCATCACGTGCCCCGTCCCGATCTCGACGTTCGCGTCGGCCCGCACCAGAAGGCGCTTGCCGCGGACCCCGCGCTCAGCCGCCATACCGGCGCACGACCTTGCCGACCGCCTCGATCACGTCGCTCACGTCCTGGTCACTCATTGCCGGGAACATGGGCAGCGACACGATCTGCTCGTACGCCCGCTCCGCCACCGGGCACATCCCCGGCTTCGTTCCCAGGTTCTTGCGATAGTAGGGATGCAGATGAACGGGGATGTAGTGCACGTTCACCCCGATCCCCTCGGCGCGCAGCGCCGCGAAGATGTCTTCTTTTTTCGCTTTGGGAAGGTCGAACCGGACCACGTACAGGTGATACGCGTGGCTTACGCCCTCTCGCTTGCCCAGCGGGCGCACACCGCCGATGGTCGCGAACGCCTCGTCGTACCGCCGCGCGATCTCCCGCCTCCGCTCCAGCCACTGCGGCAGCCGGCGCATCTGCGCCACCCCCAGCGCGCACTGCACGTCCGACAAGCGGTAGTTGAATCCGAGGGTCACCATTTCATAGTACCAACTGCCCTTGGCGGCGCGCTCCCGCGCGTCTGTGTCGATGCCGTGGTTGCGGAACGTGCGCATCTCCCGCGCCAGCCGCTCGTCCTGGCAAACGATCATCCCGCCTTCACAGGTGGTGATGTGTTTCACCGGATGGAAGCTGAACACGGTGAGTTCCGCCAGCGTTCCCACTCGCCTCTCGTTCACGGTGGCGCCCAGAGCGTGGCAGGCGTCGGCGATCAGCGTGAGCTTGTGTTCCCGCGCGATCTTCCGCAACTGCTCGTAATCGCACGGCTGGCCGGCGTAATCGACCGGCAGGATCGCCCTGGTCCTTTCGCTGATCTTCTTGCGGACATCGGCGGGATCGAGCAGCAGGGTATCGGCGTCCACGTCGGCGAACACGGGCTTTCCGCCCGCGTACAGCACCGCATTCGCGCTGGCCGCGAAGGTCATCGCCGGCACGATCACTTCATCGCCCGCTCCGATCCCCGCCGCGTGCACAGCCGCGTGCAGCGCGGCCGTGCCGCTCGACACCGCGACCCCGTGGGATGCGCCCACGAACTCCGCGACGGTGCGCTCGAATCGCTCCACCATCGGCCCGCAGGTCAGCCAATCGGAGCGCAGCACTTCGGCCACGGCGTCGATATCTTCCTGCTCGATCCACTGCCGGCCGTAGCCCAGCATCTTTTCCCGCACCGGCGCCGTCTTGGAGCTAGTGTGCGGCACTGCCGGTTCGCTCCTGAGCGAGGGGCTCCGCCGGGCCCCCGTCTTGCAGCAGGGATTGGAGTTCGGTGTCCGTCAACCAGCGCGGATTGCTGTCGCTGGTGTAGCGGAACCCATCCGGCAACTTCTTGCCGTGCGCCCAGTTGTCCTGGCCCCACCAGGGATGGTTGGGCTTGATGACGAACATATCGTCCAGCTCGACCGTGTGCCGCGCCTCGTCCTCCGAGACCAGCACTTCGTGCACCTTCTCGCCCGGGCGGATGCCGATGGTCTCTGTCTTGCATTCCGGCGCCACCGCCTTCACCAGGTCCAGGATGTTCATGCTCGGCAGCTTGGGGACGAAGATCTCTCCGCCGTGCATCTCGCGCACGCAGCGCATGACGAAGCGCGCACCTTGGTCCAGCGTGATCCAGAATCGCGTCATGCGCGGATCGGTGACCGTCACCTTTCCCGATGCGCGCTGCGCCAGGAACACCGGGATCACGCTCCCCCGGCTGCCCACCACGTTGCCGTAGCGCGACACGCTGAACCGCGTCTCGCGGTCGCCCGAATACGCGTTCGCCTGCACGAACATCTTCTCCGCGCACAGCTTCGTCGCCCCGTACAGGTTCACCGGGTTCACGGCCTTGTCGGTGCTGACCGCCAGCACCTTCTTCACCCCCTGGTCGAGCGCCGCATCGATGACGTTCTTCGCGCCCACGATGTTGGTCTGCACCGCCTCGAAGGGGTTGTATTCGCAGGCCGGGACCTGCTTAAGCGCCGCCGCGTGCACCACCACGTCCACTTCGTGGAAGGCCCGGTTCAGCCGCTCGCGGTCGCGCACGTCGCCCAGGAAGTAGCGCATCGGCGACCCCGGGCCACCGGGGAACTCGCGCTGCATGTCGTGCTGCTTGAGTTCATCGCGGCTGAAGACGATCAGCTTCTTCGGGCGGTGCTCTTTCAACGCGATGTGGAGGAACTTCTTGCCGAACGACCCGGTGCCGCCGGTGATCAGGATGACCTTATTCTCTAGATCCATTGCGCCTCAACGGCTTGCGTGCAGCTCGTCCCGGCCCTTCGCGCGCCACGGACGCATCCCCGGTCTCGCGGGACCCGGGGAACTGGTGCATTATGACAACCCTCCCGCAGCTTCGCAATTCGAGCCTCCACTTTTTGCCGACTTTGATTCCCCGGAACCGCATCTCATTGCAAGTTGTCACCGTCCGGGGTACGCTCTTGGCGAACTCTTCTATCCTCCGGGGAGGGGCCATGCAGGGACTGAATCGACTGACCTACTGGCTTGGGTGGGTCTTCTTCGCCCTGGCCGTGATCGGGCGCATTTTGATCTACACGCCGATATCGGAACGAATGATCGAGGTCAACGTGCTGCCTCGTAATTTCCTCCAGCTTTCTTTCCTGTTTTTCCTGGTTTCCATTGCGACCACGCTGATGAACCGGGAAAAGCCATAGAGGGTTGGGTCTCCAGTCCCGCTAGAATGTCCGCAGTGAAGCCCGAGGTCGCTACCACACAGCAAAAACTGGCCATCGAAGGCGGCAAGCCGGTGCGCACCGCGCCCCTTCCGCCCTGGCCGTACTTTGCTCCCGATGAGGTCGAGGCTGCCGCCGCCGTCCTGCGTTCCGGCAAGGTCAATTACTGGACCGGCGAGCACGGCCGCTGCTTCGAGCGCGAGTTCGCGGATTTCGTGGGCTGCCGGCACGCGGTCGCTCTGGCCAACGGTACCGTGGCCCTCGAGGCCGCCCTCTACGCCCTGGGCATCGGACCGGGCGACGAAGTCATAGTACCCAGCCGCACCTTCATCGCCTCCGCCTCCTGCGCCGTCATGCGCGGCGCCACGCCGGTCATGGCCGACGTGGACCGCGACTCCGGCACGCTGACCGCTGCTGCGGTCCGTGCCGCGCTCACCTCGCGCACCCGCGCCATCGTCGCCGCTCATCTGGGCGGATGGCCGTGCGACATGGGTCCCATCCTGGACCTGGCTCGCGAGCGCGGCATCAAGGTCATCGAGGACTGCGCGCAATCCCTTGGCGCTACTTACAATGGCCGTCCCACCGGATCGCTGGGCGACCTCGCAGCTTTTTCTTTCTGCCAGGACAAGATCATGACCACCGGCGGCGAAGGCGGCATGGTCACCGGAAACGATCCGGCTCTGGTGGAGAAAATCTGGTCCTTCAAGGATCACGGCAAGAGTTGGGACGCCTGCTACAACCGCCAGCACCCGCCTGGCTTCCGCTGGCTGCACGAATGTTTCGGCACCAACTGGCGCATGACGGAGATGCAGTCGGCGCTGGGGCGCGCCACGCTGCCCAAGGTGCCCGAGTTCCTCCGGATCCGTCGCCGCAACGCGCAGGTACTGATTGACCGTTTCAGCCGCATCCCCTCGCTTTGCGTGCCCGTACCATCCGCCGGTTTCGGCCATGCGTGTTACAGGCTCTACGCTTATCTCGACCCGGCCCGTCTCTCTCCCGGCTGGGACCGGGACAGGATCATGGACGCCATCACCGCGGAGGGCATCTTCTGCCAGAGCGGCAGTTGCAGCGAGATTTATTTGGAGAAAGCCTTTCCGCCTGAGATGCGGCCCGCCGGTCGCCTTCCCGTCGCGCGTGAACTGGGCGACACCAGCCTCATGTTCCTCGTCCACCCCACGCTGAGCGAGCAGGACATGGCCGACACCGCTCGTGCCGTCGAAAAAGTGATGGCTGTCGCCGGCCGTTAGGTTACGGCACCGTCCATAGACCCAGGTTCGACCAACCGGCCGACTTTCCGCCCGTATCGCTCACATTCGCGAAGAGGTGTTTCGATCCCGCGAACCCGGGGGTGAACGTCAGCGCCAGATTCACCGTCAGGTTGTTGCCCGACGGCGTGGCCGATGACGTGCCCGCGTTCAGCGTACACTGGCTGTTCGACAACGTGCCCGCCTGGCCTAGCGGGATCGGAGCCAGCAGGTTGAAGCCGCTGTCGTTGTACATGGTGATGGTGTTGTTGCTGTTGTTGTAGATCAAGGCGCAGCCGCTGATCGTAGTCAGTGCTCCGTTCACGATGGCCTGTGCGTTGGTGATCGCGCTGGCGCCACCCGTGTCGGAGTACACGAAGCTGAAGGTCTGGCTGCTCCCGCTGCCCGAATTCGGCGTCACCGACACATTGGATGGCTGCGTTGCCCCGCTGCCGGTGTTCCACGTGCCCTTGTTCTGCCAGCCGGCCGACTTGCCGCCGCTGTCTGTCACGTTCATGAAGATGGCCTGCTGCCCGGCAAATGCGCCAGTGAACGTCAGCGCCAGGCTCAACGTCAGGTTGTTGCCCGACGGC is from Terriglobia bacterium and encodes:
- the pseG gene encoding UDP-2,4-diacetamido-2,4,6-trideoxy-beta-L-altropyranose hydrolase encodes the protein MAAERGVRGKRLLVRADANVEIGTGHVMRCLALAQAWQDGGGAVTYAMRTPEAKVRNRLESENIATKEIRGAGDAAATVEAARESGANWVVLDGYGFGAEYQRQMQAAGYPVLFVDDYGHSSEYSAELVLNQNLGADEGWYGKRSPNTRLLLGTDYSLLRREFRSRGRLRNMFPEVARNVLITIGGADAGNVTALAISAVAKLGLQEIAVKVAVGPANPHHGELQALVAGLGLPIELVSTTTQMPELMEWADVAVSATGSTSWELLFMQVPFVGICVADNQRPGTRHLSEKGFAITLDFTPNLAADDIADALKKLVPDQHKRSAMARRGRELVDGNGVERVIAAMCETRA
- the pseC gene encoding UDP-4-amino-4,6-dideoxy-N-acetyl-beta-L-altrosamine transaminase; translation: MLGYGRQWIEQEDIDAVAEVLRSDWLTCGPMVERFERTVAEFVGASHGVAVSSGTAALHAAVHAAGIGAGDEVIVPAMTFAASANAVLYAGGKPVFADVDADTLLLDPADVRKKISERTRAILPVDYAGQPCDYEQLRKIAREHKLTLIADACHALGATVNERRVGTLAELTVFSFHPVKHITTCEGGMIVCQDERLAREMRTFRNHGIDTDARERAAKGSWYYEMVTLGFNYRLSDVQCALGVAQMRRLPQWLERRREIARRYDEAFATIGGVRPLGKREGVSHAYHLYVVRFDLPKAKKEDIFAALRAEGIGVNVHYIPVHLHPYYRKNLGTKPGMCPVAERAYEQIVSLPMFPAMSDQDVSDVIEAVGKVVRRYGG
- the pseB gene encoding UDP-N-acetylglucosamine 4,6-dehydratase (inverting); its protein translation is MDLENKVILITGGTGSFGKKFLHIALKEHRPKKLIVFSRDELKQHDMQREFPGGPGSPMRYFLGDVRDRERLNRAFHEVDVVVHAAALKQVPACEYNPFEAVQTNIVGAKNVIDAALDQGVKKVLAVSTDKAVNPVNLYGATKLCAEKMFVQANAYSGDRETRFSVSRYGNVVGSRGSVIPVFLAQRASGKVTVTDPRMTRFWITLDQGARFVMRCVREMHGGEIFVPKLPSMNILDLVKAVAPECKTETIGIRPGEKVHEVLVSEDEARHTVELDDMFVIKPNHPWWGQDNWAHGKKLPDGFRYTSDSNPRWLTDTELQSLLQDGGPAEPLAQERTGSAAH
- a CDS encoding DegT/DnrJ/EryC1/StrS aminotransferase family protein, producing MSAVKPEVATTQQKLAIEGGKPVRTAPLPPWPYFAPDEVEAAAAVLRSGKVNYWTGEHGRCFEREFADFVGCRHAVALANGTVALEAALYALGIGPGDEVIVPSRTFIASASCAVMRGATPVMADVDRDSGTLTAAAVRAALTSRTRAIVAAHLGGWPCDMGPILDLARERGIKVIEDCAQSLGATYNGRPTGSLGDLAAFSFCQDKIMTTGGEGGMVTGNDPALVEKIWSFKDHGKSWDACYNRQHPPGFRWLHECFGTNWRMTEMQSALGRATLPKVPEFLRIRRRNAQVLIDRFSRIPSLCVPVPSAGFGHACYRLYAYLDPARLSPGWDRDRIMDAITAEGIFCQSGSCSEIYLEKAFPPEMRPAGRLPVARELGDTSLMFLVHPTLSEQDMADTARAVEKVMAVAGR
- a CDS encoding N-acetylneuraminate synthase family protein, whose amino-acid sequence is MMEIRIGKRAIGDGHPCLLAAEVGINHNGDMELAHKCIDAAADAGADAVKFQNYRTEDFLSDRSLTYEYVSQGKKVVESQWEMFKRCELRPEAFAALREHCDRRGVIFFSTPTGEAGVEELVRIGAPLLKNGSDYLVHLPLIRAMARTGLPTVLSTGMATAEEIEDAVRAYREAGGRDLVLLHCTSSYPTPVQDVNLRKIAELRRRFECLAGLSDHSEGVVAAIGAVALGACMIEKHFTLDKTFPGPDHRFSSDPAEFRLLTHSVRTLEAQLGTEKIGPTPSEAEGRMNYRLSCVAVRNLPAGHRLQMDDIAYRRPGTGIPPKNVERLVGRPLARAVAAGQSIRAEDLS